From the Mycobacterium sp. DL592 genome, the window CGCGGACGCGTTCAGTTCCGGCACCCACGAGGGGGTGGCCGGTTGGCTGCTGATGAGCTGCGCAGCGCTGGAAGACGGTGCGCGAGAAGCGTTGTCGATCGCCGAGGCCGCCTCGAAGTAGGCCCGGACGCACGAAAGCGGGCGACGATCCGAGAAGAGTTCGGTTCGCCGCCCGCTAGCACGGTTACCCGGTTACCAGGCGTGCGGTGTCGGCTGCGTGGGTTGACCTCGGCGCTTTTGCGCTGCGTCACGGGAAGCGATCCCACCCAAAGGATCGTCGTGTCCGTCCGCTTTTCGCAATTGCGCAGGCCCGCAACACTTCTGCCATATCGCGGCATGCTCCGCGTGGGTGCCGGGTACCGTGCTGGGCCGCTTGGTTCGGGAGATAGTGCCTTCTCTTCCGGCGCTACCTTGGCCTCTCCATGCGTCCGTGCTTCCTTTGTACTCCGTGACGACCGTCACATCAAGGTCTTCGACGGCAACGGTTTGGACGCTAGAACGTCAAGCGCCGTAACACCGAATACGTCAGTGCGCCGGCGGCCAGTGCGCTGATCCCCAGAGCCGCCGACGTGGCGACGGCCGCACCCGACGGCGCCGAAATCCGGTCCCGCAGCGGCACCGGCCGCGAGAACGTCAGCACCGGCCAGTCCCGGGCCACGGCCTCCTTGCGTAACGCACGATCGGGGTTGACTACATGCGGGTGGCCCACCGCGCCGAGCATGGGCAGGTCGGTGAACGAGTCGGAGTAGGCGTAGCAGTGCTCCAGGGGATAGCCCTCCAGGGCGGCCAGCTCGCGGATCGCGGCGGCCTTGGCGTCGCCGTAGCAGTAGAACGCCACCTCGCCGGTGTACTTGCCGTCCTCGACCACCATCCGGGTGGCCATCGCGTGGGTGGCTCCGAGGGCGCGGGCGATCGGGGCGACGATTTCCTCACCTGAGGCCGACACGATCACGACGTCGCGCCCGCAGTGCCGGTGGTCGGCGATGAGTTCGGCCGCCTCGGCGAATACCAGTGGGTCGACAATGTCGTGCAGCGTCTCGTTGACTATCGCCGTCACCTGCTCGACGTCCCAGCCGGCACACATGCTGGTCACGTAGGAGCGCATCCGGTCCATCTGGTCGTGGTCGGCGCCCGACATCAGGAACAGGAACTGGGCGTAGCTGGACGTGAGGACGGCGCGGCGATTGAGCAGTCCTTGGTTGAAGAAGGGTTTGCTGAAAGCGAGCGTGCTTGACTTGGCAATCACGGTCTTGTCGAGATCGAAGAAAGCCGCGGTGCGTGGTGTGATGGCCGGGCCGGGGCCGCGTTGCGCGGGTGTTAGTTGGTTCGCGGCCCCCGGAGCATAGGTCACACACCCAGGATAGGTGCGCCGTGCTCCGATATCGCGATATCGGAGTGGGGCCGGAAAATGGCAGATCAGGACACGTGTCGCGAACTGCATTTTCACAGCAAAAACATTGGTTTTTTCGGGCCCTGACTACTTGCGCGACTCCGCATCGTCGTGTGTATAGTGAGCATTACTCGGCTTATGCCGGGTGTGCATCAGCCCGACCCCCCGGGGCTGATACACGACGACCTCCGCCTCCTCCCCCCCTGGCGGGGGTCGTCCCTTTTGTGGGGGTAGTTTCCGAAGCGTTCTGGCTAACTCTCGAAACGTTGCCACGGCATTGCGCCGGCCGCTTCCCACCACATTCAGGTGCGCGTCTTCTAGGCGGAACTCCCAGGCTCGGTGATCTCTGGGCTGCCAGCTTTCTGGGTGTCAGCGGCCCTGTCTAGGGTTGGCGTCGATCCAATTTGGACGAATCGTATGTTTTGGGGGACTGGGGATGGACGCAAACACTCTCGGGGAGTTCGTCAGAGCGGCGCGACTGCGGGCAGGGTTGTCCGGCGCGGAGCTCGCCGACGCGATCAGCCATAGCCTGACGTGGCTGTACCGGCTCGAGAACGGTCAGCGCGCCACTCCGACAGCCGCCGCGCTGGAAGCCATTTCGACGGCGTGCACATTGTCGCCCTGGGAGATTCGATACCTGTTCCTGCTCGCGGGGCTGCAGCCGCCACCGCCGGCCGGTTTCGGCAGCCAGCCGTTGGGCGAGTACGTCGAGCGGCTAGCAGAGCCCGCGGCCTGGATCTCGCCCGAAGGCAGCTGCTACTGGAATGCGGAGTGGCGCCGCATCTTCAAGGAGTCCGAACGCCACCAGGACATCGCGAACTGGCACTTCAACAACCCGCTGGCCCGGCAGATCATCGACAACTGGGACGAAGTCGCCGACTGGTGGGTCTCGGCGGGCCGGCTGCGGATGGCGCAGGACAGCCGCGATCCGATGCTGGCCTACACACTGCGGCGCAATCTCGAGAATCCGGACTTCCGCAGGCGCTGGGAGCAGCAAGTCATTCCGTTCGATCCGTCGGCCCGCATCTGGGTGGTACGGGATCTCGACCACGACGTGGTGCGCCGCATCCACATCCAGATCTGGCGCCACCCGTACATCCCCGGCGCTCTAGTGATCGGCTTCACCTTGGACGGCCCTGCCCCGTCATCCCCACTCCCGGATTGATCCACAGATCGGCTTTCTGAGGCTGTCGCGGTGATCGCCGAGCCGACATGGTGGTCCGGTGACCTCCAACTCCGATGTGGTGCTGACCCTGCTCGACGACATCGAGATGCGCGAGCTCTGCGCCAGGGCCGCAGCCGCGGCGGGCCTGCGGGCCGTGCACCTGTCGGCGCCGGTCACTCGTAAGACCTGGCTGGCCCCCGCGGCCGTTGTTCTGGACGAAGACGCCGCGCGCCGCTGCGAGCGCGCCGGGCTGCCGCGGCGCCGCTCGATCATCCTGGTTGTCGCCGGCGACCCGCTGCCCGCCACCTGGACGGCGGCGATGGGTGTGGGGGCTCAGCACCTGTGTGCGCTGCCCGCGCAGGAGGACCAGCTGGTGCGCCACCTCTCCGAAGCCGCCGAGGCCGAGCAGGAGAACCCCGCACGCGGCCGGTTGATCGCGGTGACCGGCGGTCGCGGCGGGGCTGGTGCTTCAGTCTTCGCCGCCACCGTCGCCCTCGTCGCCGCCGAAGCGCTGCTCGTCGACCTCGATCCGTGGAGTGGCGGTATAGACCTCCTGCTGGGGGCTGAATCAGCGGCTGGGCTGCGCTGGCCCGATCTGAGCCTGCAGGGCGGCCGGTTGAGTTGGGCGGCGGTGCGTGACGCACTGCCTACCCAGCGGGGCGTCACCGTGTTGTCCGGGACCCGCTCGGGCCATGAGATGGACGCCGGACCGGTAGACGCCGTTCTCGACGCCGGCCGGCGCGGCGGCGTGACGGTGGTCTGCGACGTTCCGCGCCGCACGACCCCGGCGGCCACGTCGGCTCTGGAGTGCGCCGACCTCGTGCTCGCGGTCACCACCTGCGATGTGCGCGGTGTCGCCGCGACGTCGGCGCGGGCAGCGTTACTGCGCGCCGCAAATCCGAATGTCGGCCTGGTCGTCCGGGGCCCGTCCCCCGGTGGTTTGCGGGCCGCCGAGGTCGCCGAGGTCACCCGGCTACCGCTGCTGGCTGCGATGCGTCCCGAGCCGATGCTGGCCGAGCGCCTCGAGAGCGGCGGCCTGCGCCTGGGTCGGCGTTCACCGCTGGCCGCCGCCGCCCGGCACGTGCTCGAGGCGCTGCGCCGCGGCCCCGGGGTGCAGGCGGCATGAGCGCCTCGCTGATCGAACGGGTTCGCGAGCGACTGGCTGCCGAGTCGGCCACTTTGCGTCCGGCGACGGTCGCTGCCGCGATCCGGGCCGAATCCGGTGGTGTGCTCGGCGACACCGAGGTCCTGACCAATCTGCGGGTGCTGCAGACCGAACTGAGCGGTGCCGGTGTCCTGGAACCGTTGCTGCGGGCGCCTGGGACCACCGACGTCCTGGTCACCGCCCCTGATGCGGTGTGGGTGGACGACGGAGCCGGATTACGCCGCAGCGCAGTGCATTTCGCCGACGAAGCCGCTGTCCGCCGGCTGGCTCAGCGTCTCGCCGTCGCCGCCGGCCGTCGTCTCGACGACGCCCAGCCCTGGGTGGACGGTCAGCTGACCGGGCTGGGCACCGGCCAGTACACGGTGCGCCTGCACGCCGTCCTGCCGCCGGTGGCGGTGGCCGGCACATGCCTGTCGCTGCGCGTGCTTCGCCCGGCCACGCAGGACCTTGCGGCGCTCGCGGCATCGGGCGCGATCGACGAGCACGCCGGCCGGCTGCTCGCCGGCATCATCAGCGCGCGGCTGGCATTCCTGGTGTCCGGCGGTACCGGCGCTGGAAAGACAACACTCTTAGCGGCCGCGCTGGGTGCGGTCAGCGGTGACGAACGGATCGTCTGTGTGGAGGACGCACCCGAACTTGCGCCACGCCACCCCCACCTGGTGCGACTGGTGGCCCGCGGCGCCAACGTCGAGGGAGTCGGTGAGATCACCCTGCGCCAACTCGTACGCCAGGCCCTGCGAATGCGGCCGGACCGCATCGTCGTCGGCGAGGTGCGCGGGGCCGAGGTCGTCGACCTGCTCGCCGCCCTCAACACCGGCCATGACGGCGGGGCGGGAACAGTCCATGCCAACAGCCCCGCCGAGGTGCCCGCCCGGCTCGAGGCGCTGGCTGCCCTCGGCGGCCTCGACCGTGCCGCGCTGCACAGCCAGCTCGCCGCGGCGGTTCAGGTGGTCATGCATGTCAGCCGTGGCCGTGACGGAACCCGCCGGCTCAGCGAGATCGCGGTACTGCAGCGCGGCGAGGACGGCCGGGTCAGCGCATGCTCGGCGTGGCACATCGATCATGGATTCGGTTGTGGTGCAGACGAATTGAACAAGGTCATCGCTGATCGCGGGGTGCGGTGAGCGCCGCCGCGGCCATGTTGTTGGCGGCGGCCCTGGTGGCGGCGCCCGCACCTCCGCGCAGGCGGATCGGTCTGCCGAAGACGCGACTCTCCGTCAAGCTTCCGGTGTTGGCCGTCCTCATCGGCGCTGCGGTGCTGCTACTGCCGCCTGCGGTGGTGCTCGCAACCGCCATCCTGGCGGCAACCGTGATCGCACGTCGCCGGCGGTCGCTTCGGGCACGGCAACGCAACACCGACGGGCAGGCGCTGGCCGCAGCCCTGGAGATTCTCGTCGGCGAACTGCGGGTCGGGGCACATCCGGTGCGGGCCTTCGCTGTCGCAGCGTCGGAGAGCGACGGTCCGGTCGGTGGTTCGCTGCGTGCCGTCGCGGCCCGGGCCGGCCTCGGCGCTGACGTCGCGGGCGGGATGCGTGCGGTGGCGGCGAAGTCTGCGGTCGCCGAGCAGTGGAGTCGGCTCGCGGTGTGCTGGCAGCTCGCCGCTGAGCACGGGTTGGCGATGTCAGCGCTGATGCGGGCGGCCCAACGCGACATCGTCGAGCGGCAGCGGTTCACCGCACGGGTCGAGGCGGGACTGGCCGGGGCCCGCGCCACCGCCGTCATCCTCGCCGGGCTACCGGTTCTCGGTGTGCTGCTGGGTCAGCTGATCGGGGCGAAGCCCATCGCCTTCCTGGCCGGTCGCGGGATCGGCGGCCTTCTCCTGGTGGCCGGTGTCGTGTTGATCTGCCTCGGCCTGTTGTGGGCGGATCGCATCACCGAACGGACGCTGACATGATCACCGCGGCACTGCTTCTCGCGGCATCGCTCTTGACCGGAGCAGGCCCGGCACTGGTCCGGTACCGGTCCGGAATCCTCGTCGAACGCCGGCGACGCGTGCGGCCCGCCGATCGGGGCCGCGATCCGCTCGCGGCCGCCTCCGCGCTGGATGTACTGGCGGTGTGCCTCGCGGC encodes:
- a CDS encoding HAD-IB family hydrolase, whose amino-acid sequence is MTYAPGAANQLTPAQRGPGPAITPRTAAFFDLDKTVIAKSSTLAFSKPFFNQGLLNRRAVLTSSYAQFLFLMSGADHDQMDRMRSYVTSMCAGWDVEQVTAIVNETLHDIVDPLVFAEAAELIADHRHCGRDVVIVSASGEEIVAPIARALGATHAMATRMVVEDGKYTGEVAFYCYGDAKAAAIRELAALEGYPLEHCYAYSDSFTDLPMLGAVGHPHVVNPDRALRKEAVARDWPVLTFSRPVPLRDRISAPSGAAVATSAALGISALAAGALTYSVLRRLTF
- the ssd gene encoding septum site-determining protein Ssd, with product MRELCARAAAAAGLRAVHLSAPVTRKTWLAPAAVVLDEDAARRCERAGLPRRRSIILVVAGDPLPATWTAAMGVGAQHLCALPAQEDQLVRHLSEAAEAEQENPARGRLIAVTGGRGGAGASVFAATVALVAAEALLVDLDPWSGGIDLLLGAESAAGLRWPDLSLQGGRLSWAAVRDALPTQRGVTVLSGTRSGHEMDAGPVDAVLDAGRRGGVTVVCDVPRRTTPAATSALECADLVLAVTTCDVRGVAATSARAALLRAANPNVGLVVRGPSPGGLRAAEVAEVTRLPLLAAMRPEPMLAERLESGGLRLGRRSPLAAAARHVLEALRRGPGVQAA
- a CDS encoding helix-turn-helix domain-containing protein, producing the protein MDANTLGEFVRAARLRAGLSGAELADAISHSLTWLYRLENGQRATPTAAALEAISTACTLSPWEIRYLFLLAGLQPPPPAGFGSQPLGEYVERLAEPAAWISPEGSCYWNAEWRRIFKESERHQDIANWHFNNPLARQIIDNWDEVADWWVSAGRLRMAQDSRDPMLAYTLRRNLENPDFRRRWEQQVIPFDPSARIWVVRDLDHDVVRRIHIQIWRHPYIPGALVIGFTLDGPAPSSPLPD
- a CDS encoding type II secretion system F family protein produces the protein MLLAAALVAAPAPPRRRIGLPKTRLSVKLPVLAVLIGAAVLLLPPAVVLATAILAATVIARRRRSLRARQRNTDGQALAAALEILVGELRVGAHPVRAFAVAASESDGPVGGSLRAVAARAGLGADVAGGMRAVAAKSAVAEQWSRLAVCWQLAAEHGLAMSALMRAAQRDIVERQRFTARVEAGLAGARATAVILAGLPVLGVLLGQLIGAKPIAFLAGRGIGGLLLVAGVVLICLGLLWADRITERTLT
- a CDS encoding TadA family conjugal transfer-associated ATPase, which encodes MSASLIERVRERLAAESATLRPATVAAAIRAESGGVLGDTEVLTNLRVLQTELSGAGVLEPLLRAPGTTDVLVTAPDAVWVDDGAGLRRSAVHFADEAAVRRLAQRLAVAAGRRLDDAQPWVDGQLTGLGTGQYTVRLHAVLPPVAVAGTCLSLRVLRPATQDLAALAASGAIDEHAGRLLAGIISARLAFLVSGGTGAGKTTLLAAALGAVSGDERIVCVEDAPELAPRHPHLVRLVARGANVEGVGEITLRQLVRQALRMRPDRIVVGEVRGAEVVDLLAALNTGHDGGAGTVHANSPAEVPARLEALAALGGLDRAALHSQLAAAVQVVMHVSRGRDGTRRLSEIAVLQRGEDGRVSACSAWHIDHGFGCGADELNKVIADRGVR